From a single Eleginops maclovinus isolate JMC-PN-2008 ecotype Puerto Natales chromosome 2, JC_Emac_rtc_rv5, whole genome shotgun sequence genomic region:
- the mov10l1 gene encoding RNA helicase Mov10l1, which yields MLTAVRCMLSKLVSPLWRTEQADGDGLSFNAPGQEDVRLLRGSVVTQLCIDYGMIDDAIYFTTGVVLGGIPLKEKDIVNCTAVRDSAQGGWKALRVEKSADAWEEGGNTSLEADSMKLRPLIGTVTSFDRDGGYINQSTYFPRGSLWDGYEPMKGDWVQAKYLINPTEWTTQASSVAPLRYSRLDQVRVTSAYGKNGVVDNSVFYHLDSLLLPAYYQPLPGHLVNLVMVESSQSLYSWRALCMAPCQSGNISTKRLQGTELGSVFENKGGLHVSDNGQFGVMMIGEKREMVFWIQNKGSEAHTLKYCDFAGWDSEGQFFLVAVKDVKKPIRQKQLPLRENGQRTRNGSRSSEKQGGDAKAVKKEDGEVLKEAIHSPGVRRQEKNVDIPPGEMLSIVVACRSKSLGSCTELLLLQFSSFTLGKRLKVTVRSKEETLLQPCVPYTRRKANLASTMPAHVRTVSAPKQAPRLTNRRLPNFLPNYPLPLALRACVEAQRDVLVVQPCLGEVLSPSNMLLRFSVLLWLEELHAEMEINELTIHGALLNKGSVYLYLEVLGLSEGKPNLNIGDRILLKKPQSGGVVMEYVGIVTEIKEDNVSLRVNLEFLRSYLGEPIDVEFSYNRLTTRRCHYALEHTKQFGNILFPSQVTVQAPQWTGKWSDETDQNKATDNEVPATENGKVSTVPMDTQSKGTQTKGGTLPSKPLPSAGHFFNPDLNPPQKEAVKCILEGECRPTPYVLFGPPGTGKTITLIEAILQVYHLLPSSRVLVCTPSNSAADLICIRLHHSGVLNAASLARVNACTRQEESIPEALRVYSKAGEDIHHACFHRIVVSTCSSAGMFHNIGIQVGHFTHIFLDEAGQATEPESLIPMSYMSETDGQIVLAGDPCQLGPLVKSKLAAAFGLGVSLLERLMANPLYARHEWGYNPKLVTKLIYNYRSHEALLTLPSKLFYKSELCFKAQRAVVDSLCQWKTLPKKKFPLLFHGIRGTEMREGNNPSWFNPAEAVQVMLYCCQLAKRLYNPVDVSDIGIIAPYRKQCEKIRMLLGNVGLSDIKVGSVEEFQGQEFLVIIMCTVRSNESVVSDDLQSALGFLANPKRFNVAITRPKALLIIVGNPHILIMDHCFRALLQYSFNNGAYLGCDPPPSLRDSQIVAEEQRTASEQNGQ from the exons ATGCTAACTGCTGTGCGATGCATGCTGTCTAAGCTGGTCTCTCCGTTATGGAGGACTGAACAGGCTGATGGAGATGGCCTTTCCTTTAATGCGCCAG GCCAGGAGGACGTTCGCCTCCTGCGGGGCAGTGTGGTGACCCAGCTGTGCATCGACTATGGCATGATAGACGATGCTATCTACTTCACCACCGGAGTGGTGTTGGGCGGGATACCACTGAAAGAAAAGGACATTGTGAACTGCACAGCAGTACGTGATAGTGCCCAAGGGGGGTGGAAAGCTTTAAGG GTGGAAAAGAGTGCAGATGCTTGGGAGGAAGGAGGCAATACCTCCTTAGAAGCTGACAGTATGAAGCTGCGGCCTCTCATTGGCACAGTCACATCATTTGACAGAGATGGCGGCTACATAAACCAGTCCACATACTTCCCACGCGGCAGCTTATGGGACG GTTATGAGCCAATGAAAGGAGACTGGGTCCAAGCTAAATATTTGATCAACCCTACCGAGTGGACCACCCAGGCTAGTTCTGTGGCCCCTTTACGCTACAGCCGCCTAGACCAG GTGCGTGTGACCAGCGCTTATGGTAAGAATGGAGTGGTGGATAACAGTGTGTTCTACCACCTGgactctctgctgctgcctgccTACTACCAGCCTTTGCCAGGACATCTGGTCAACCTAGTGATGGTGGAGAGCAGTCAGTCCTTATACAGTTGGAGGGCCCTGTGCATGGCACCCTGCCAGAG TGGGAATATTTCCACTAAACGTCTCCAAGGGACTGAACTCGGGAGCGTTTTTGAAAACAAAGGTGGGCTGCATGTATCAGACAATGGCCAGTTTGGGGTTATGATGATTGGCGAGAAGCGAGAGATGGTGTTTTGGATACA AAATAAAGGTTCAGAGGCCCACACACTGAAGTACTGTGACTTCGCTGGCTGGGACTCAGAGGGACAGTTCTTCTTGGTTGCCGTCAAAGACGTCAAAAAACCAATAAGACAGAAACAACTGCCTTTGCGAGAAAACGGCCAAAGGACTCGCAATGGCTCACGCTCTTCAGAAAAACAAGGCGGTGATGCAAAAGCGGTAAAGAAAGAAGATGGCGAGGTGCTGAAGGAGGCTATCCATTCCCCTGGTGTAAGGagacaggaaaaaaatgtgGATATTCCACCAGGAGAGATGCTGTCTATTGTCGTAGCGTGCCGGTCAAA GAGCCTGGGAAGCTGCACTGAGCTGCTGTTGCTGCAATTCTCCTCTTTCACCCTCGGGAAGCGCCTGAAGGTCACCGTCCGGAGTAAAGAGGAGACCCTGCTACAGCCCTGTGTGCCCTACACTCGCAGAAAAGCAAATCTGGCCTCCACAATGCCTGCTCACGTGAGAACTGTCTCTGCTCCAAAACAGGCACCAAG GCTTACTAACCGGCGCCTGCCAAACTTCCTACCCAACTACCCGCTGCCCCTGGCTCTCAGAGCCTGTGTGGAGGCTCAGAGAGACGTGCTGGTGGTTCAGCCCTGCTTAGGAGAG GTGCTGTCTCCATCCAACATGCTTCTGCGTTTCTCAGTCCTTCTCTGGCTGGAAGAGCTGCACGCAGAGATGGAAATTAATGAACTAACAATCCACGGGGCCCTCCTCAATAAAGGATCGGTCTACCTGTACCTAGAGGTCCTTGGGTTGTCCGAAGGCAAACCCAATCTCAATATTG GTGACCGAATACTACTGAAGAAACCACAGAGTGGCGGAGTGGTGATGGAGTATGTTGGCATTGTAACTGAG ATCAAGGAGGACAATGTGAGTTTGAGAGTGAACTTGGAGTTTCTGCGCAGCTACCTCGGGGAGCCAATCGATGTCGAGTTCTCTTACAACAG ATTGACCACGAGACGGTGTCACTACGCACTCGAACACACAAAGCAGTTTGGGAATA TTCTCTTCCCATCTCAAGTGACGGTTCAGGCTCCTCAGTGGACGGGGAAGTGGAGCGATGAAACAGACCAAAACAAAGCAACGGACAATGAG GTTCCAGCCacggaaaatggaaaagtgTCAACCGTTCCCATGGACACGCAGTCAAAGGGCACACAGACGAAAG GAGGAACACTGCCATCCAAGCCCCTCCCCAGTGCAGGGCACTTCTTTAACCCGGACCTGAACCCACCTCAGAAAGAGGCGGTGAAGTGCATCCTGGAAGGGGAATGTCGGCCAACTCCTTATGTGCTGTTTGGACCTCCAGGCACGGGAAAGACCATCACCCTCATAGAGGCCATACTACAG GTCTACCACCTTCTGCCCAGTAGTCGGGTTCTCGTGTGCACTCCCTCCAACAGTGCTGCTGACCTCATCTGCATCCGCCTCCATCACAGTGGCGTCCTGAATGCTGCGAGCTTGGCCCGTGTCAACGCATGCACAAGGCAGGAGGAG TCCATCCCAGAAGCACTGAGAGTGTACTCAAAGGCAGGAGAGGACATCCACCACGCCTGTTTCCACAGGATTGTGGTCAGCACTTGCTCCAGTGCTGGCATGTTCCATAATATAGGAATACA GGTGGGACATTTTACCCACATCTTCCTGGATGAAGCCGGCCAGGCCACAGAACCAGAGTCCCTGATCCCCATGAGCTATATGTCAGAGACAGATGGAcag ATAGTGTTGGCTGGAGACCCCTGTCAGCTGGGTCCGTTAGTGAAGTCAAAGCTGGCCGCTGCCTTTGGCCTGGGGGTGTCTTTGTTGGAGAGGCTGATGGCTAACCCACTGTACGCCAGACATGAGTGGGGTTACAACCCTAAACTG GTGACTAAGCTGATCTACAACTACCGTTCCCATGAGGCCTTGCTCACGCTGCCCTCCAAGCTCTTCTACAAAAGTGAACTGTGTTTTAAAGCACAGAGGGCCGTAGTTGACTCTCTCTGCCAGTGGAAAACCCTGCCCAAAAAGAAGTTCCCGCTGCTCTTTCATGGGATTAGG GGGACAGAAATGAGGGAAGGTAACAACCCGTCATGGTTCAACCCAGCGGAGGCTGTGCAGGTCATGCTCTACTGCTGCCAGCTGGCCAAGAGGCTCTACAACCCTGTGGACGTCTCTGACATCGGCATCATCGCCCCCTACAGGAAACAA TGTGAGAAGATCAGAATGCTGCTGGGTAATGTCGGCCTGTCTGACATCAAAGTGGGCTCTGTGGAGGAGTTCCAAGGACAAGAGTTCCTGGTCATCATCATGTGTACG GTGCGCTCTAATGAATCGGTTGTGAGTGATGATTTGCAGAGTGCGCTCGGGTTTCTGGCCAACCCCAAACGCTTCAACGTGGCCATCACTCGCCCCAAAGCCCTGCTCATAATTGTTGGAAACCCCCACATCCTCATCATG GACCATTGCTTCAGAGCTCTACTGCAGTACAGTTTCAACAACGGGGCATATCTGGGTTGTgaccctcctccctccctcagaGACTCTCAGAT AGTTGCAGAAGAGCAAAGGACTGCATCAGAGCAAAATGGACAGTGA
- the szl gene encoding sizzled: MALFFTVALLAMALPSMAFDMGQSTRCVAIPNQMKVCKDVGYSEMRLPNFLGHTNLEAEVVPRSEEWMPLLQTGCHPQAQVFLCSLIAPICLDTFIQPCRSLCVAVRDSCAPVLACQGQPWPEALDCDRFPAQEDMCLSPHSKSSHIAKDLPKPACQNCPSVEESPEMKTVLDAFCLHDFAVTAKIHRRRIPLGEPEFEVEGHVEFIRQGPLLPYDTQHLLQQWLLINLQCANTLVRPGRSQLYVLTGFVQKDGNLALTRLFPWHKKDTNMAGATRKWKHHRCLMD, translated from the exons ATGGCTCTGTTTTTCACTGTTGCTCTCCTGGCTATGGCATTGCCTTCCATGGCATTTGACATGGGTCAGTCCACTCGTTGTGTCGCCATCCCAAATCAGATGAAAGTCTGCAAAGACGTTGGATACTCCGAGATGCGACTGCCTAACTTCTTGGGTCACACCAACCTGGAAGCTGAGGTGGTGCCACGTTCAGAGGAATGGATGCCCCTGCTGCAGACAGGATGCCACCCTCAAGCCCAGGTCTTCCTCTGCTCCCTCATTGCCCCCATTTGTCTTGATAC TTTTATCCAGCCATGCCGTAGTCTGTGTGTGGCAGTGAGGGACAGCTGTGCCCCGGTGCTCGCCTGCCAGGGTCAGCCCTGGCCCGAGGCACTCGATTGTGATCGCTTTCCTGCCCAGGAAGACATGTGCCTTTCTCCCCACTCTAAATCTAGCCACATTGCCAAAG ACTTACCAAAACCTGCCTGCCAAAACTGTCCATCAGTGGAAGAGTCTCCTGAAATGAAAACAGTCCTGGATGCTTTTTGCCTGCATGACTTCG CTGTGACTGCCAAAATCCATCGACGTCGCATCCCTTTGGGAGAGCCAGAATTTGAGGTTGAAGGCCATGTTGAGTTTATCCGCCAGGGGCCTCTGCTGCCTTATGACACCCAGCACCTACTGCAGCAGTGGCTCCTCATAAACCTGCAATGTGCCAATACCCTAGTGCGCCCAGGACGATCACAGCTTTACGTGCTGACTGGTTTTGTGCAGAAGGACGGCAACCTCGCTCTCACCCGTCTCTTCCCTTGGcacaaaaaagacacaaacatggCAGGGGCCACTCGCAAGTGGAAGCATCACAGGTGTTTAATGGATTGA
- the LOC134879698 gene encoding prolactin-like gives MKKVLFAALCLVYLELSMRVVSAPICSYGQAGCHVPSLADLFERVIQQSSRMHSVSSDLHSEFEQYFFPSKNIMGKRKCHTYDILTPQDKENAQRLGREQLTEVIVTLLRAWGEPLSELHQSMSQDQHQDFNIYSSNKALEISDIVHELKDGVKIITDKMRLMGVLSNTVGYNSPESLVPSSAFYTQGDLDSMDHHDLLYCFRRDSNKVKNYLRVLKCTTLPELGC, from the exons ATGAAGAAGG TTTTGTTTGCTGCTCTTTGCCTGGTGTACCTGGAGCTTTCTATGAGGGTGGTCAGTGCCCCAATCTGTTCCTATGGACAGGCTGGATGCCATGTTCCTTCTCTGGCAGATCTCTTTGAAAGGGTCATACAACAGTCTTCAAGAATGCACAGCGTCTCCAGTGATCTGCACTCTGAGTTT GAGCAATATTTCTTTCCCAGTAAGAATATCATGGGAAAACGGAAGTGTCACACGTATGATATCCTCACACCACAAGATAAGGAGAATGCTCAAAGGCTAGGG AGAGAACAACTGACCGAGGTAATCGTGACGCTGTTACGGGCTTGGGGTGAGCCCCTGTCTGAGCTCCACCAGAGCATGTCTCAGGATCAACATCAAGACTTCAACATCTACAGCTCCAACAAGGCTCTGGAGATCAGTGATATAGTTCATGAGCTAAAAGATGGAGTGAAAATAATTACTGATAAG ATGAGGCTAATGGGAGTGCTTAGTAACACTGTGGGTTATAACTCTCCTGAGAGTTTGGTCCCCTCTTCTGCCTTCTACACACAAGGAGACCTAGACTCAATGGACCATCATGACCTACTCTACTGCTTCCGCAGAGACTCCAACAAGGTGAAAAATTATCTCCGTGTGCTGAAATGCACCACTCTTCCTGAACTGGGCTGTTAA